A single region of the Procambarus clarkii isolate CNS0578487 chromosome 94, FALCON_Pclarkii_2.0, whole genome shotgun sequence genome encodes:
- the Prx2 gene encoding peroxiredoxin 2-like isoform X2 → MSNQVPAIGKPAPVFKGTAVVDGAFKEISLEDYAGKYVVLFFYPLDFTFVCPTEIIAFSDRVEEFRNIGCEVVACSTDSHFSHLAWVNTPRKEGGLGNMNIPILADKSMEVSKAYGVLKEDDGVAFRGLFIIDGQQNLRQITINDLPVGRDVDETLRLVQAFQFVEEHGEVCPAGWKPGAKTMKADPTGSKEYFSSEN, encoded by the exons ATGAGTAACCAAGTACCTGCTATTGGCAAGCCTGCACCTGTCTTCAAAGGCACTGCAGTTGTGGATGGTGCTTTCAAAGAAATTTCACTAGAAGACTACGCAGGCAAATATGTCGTCTTGTTCTTCTATCCACTTGACTTCACCTTTGTCTGCCCCACAGAAATTATTGCCTTCTCGGACAGGGTAGAAGAATTTCGTAATATTGGTTGTGAAGTGGTGGCGTGTTCTACTGACTCTCATTTTTCTCACTTGGCATG GGTTAACACTCCTCGCAAGGAAGGTGGACTGGGAAATATGAACATTCCTATCTTGGCTGACAAATCTATGGAAGTTTCCAAGGCTTATGGAGTCCTTAAAGAGGATGATGGCGTAGCCTTCCGTGGACTTTTCATTATTGATGGCCAGCAAAATCTACGTCAG ATaaccataaatgatctaccagtgggaCGTGATGTAGATGAAACTTTGCGCCTTGTGCAAGCTTTTCAGTTTGTTGAGGAACATGGGGAAG TTTGTCCAGCTGGGTGGAAGCCTGGAGCAAAAACTATGAAGGCAGACCCTACTGGCAGCAAGGAATACTTCAGTAGCGAGAATTGA
- the Prx2 gene encoding peroxiredoxin 2-like isoform X1 has product MGLGCIKASKADVPEISPYWQNQVCEPQCLEQALQRKLIMSNQVPAIGKPAPVFKGTAVVDGAFKEISLEDYAGKYVVLFFYPLDFTFVCPTEIIAFSDRVEEFRNIGCEVVACSTDSHFSHLAWVNTPRKEGGLGNMNIPILADKSMEVSKAYGVLKEDDGVAFRGLFIIDGQQNLRQITINDLPVGRDVDETLRLVQAFQFVEEHGEVCPAGWKPGAKTMKADPTGSKEYFSSEN; this is encoded by the exons ATGGGTTTGGGGTGCATAAAAGCCTCTAAAGCTGATGTGCCCGAGATATCTCCATATTGGCAGAACCAAGTTTGTGAACCTCAATGTCTTGAGCAA GCTTTGCAGCGAAAGTTAATAATGAGTAACCAAGTACCTGCTATTGGCAAGCCTGCACCTGTCTTCAAAGGCACTGCAGTTGTGGATGGTGCTTTCAAAGAAATTTCACTAGAAGACTACGCAGGCAAATATGTCGTCTTGTTCTTCTATCCACTTGACTTCACCTTTGTCTGCCCCACAGAAATTATTGCCTTCTCGGACAGGGTAGAAGAATTTCGTAATATTGGTTGTGAAGTGGTGGCGTGTTCTACTGACTCTCATTTTTCTCACTTGGCATG GGTTAACACTCCTCGCAAGGAAGGTGGACTGGGAAATATGAACATTCCTATCTTGGCTGACAAATCTATGGAAGTTTCCAAGGCTTATGGAGTCCTTAAAGAGGATGATGGCGTAGCCTTCCGTGGACTTTTCATTATTGATGGCCAGCAAAATCTACGTCAG ATaaccataaatgatctaccagtgggaCGTGATGTAGATGAAACTTTGCGCCTTGTGCAAGCTTTTCAGTTTGTTGAGGAACATGGGGAAG TTTGTCCAGCTGGGTGGAAGCCTGGAGCAAAAACTATGAAGGCAGACCCTACTGGCAGCAAGGAATACTTCAGTAGCGAGAATTGA
- the tzn gene encoding hydroxyacylglutathione hydrolase, mitochondrial codes for MFRLAASLLPEKAVQSLTAAYFRANAWYNIGGGKFHSSQTSIDHATMKIQILPALSDNYMYLLMDESSKEAAIVDPVDPKTVLAAVKEAGATLTTVLTTHHHWDHAGGNKELVEMFGKPLKVVGGDDRIGALTQKVSHGDTFNVGSLKIECLFTPCHTQGHICYNVTSDDPEHKPAVFTGDTLFLGGCGKFFEGNAVEMHKALIEILGALPDPTYVYCGHEYALQNLMFGLHVEPNNTAVSEKIAWVQKRRDEGLPSVPSTIGEEKQINPFMRVTEATVQQHAKTSDAVATMAAIRAEKDNWKAPKL; via the exons ATGTTTCGATTAGCCGCCTCCTTGTTGCCAGAGAAGGCTGTCCAGAGTCTCACTGCTGCTTATTTTCGAG CTAACGCCTGGTACAACATCGGTGGGGGTAAATTTCACAGTTCTCAAACCTCTATTGATCACGCCACAATGAAAATACAAATTTTGCCAGCACTCTCTGATAACTACATGTACCTG TTAATGGATGAAAGTAGTAAGGAAGCAGCTATTGTAGACCCTGTGGATCCCAAAACTGTGTTAGCAGCTGTTAAAGAAGCTGGAGCCACCCTTACTACAgttctcaccactcaccaccactg GGACCATGCTGGAGGAAATAAGGAACTGGTTGAGATGTTTGGAAAGCCCCTGAAAGTAGTGGGAGGCGATGATCGTATTGGCGCACTTACCCAGAAAGTCAGTCATGGAGACACTTTTAATGTAGGTTCCCTGAAGATAGAGTGCCTTTTCACACCATGCCACACTCAGGGACACATTTGCTATAATGTTACTTCTGATGACCCTGAGCACAAACCTGCAGTATTTACAG GGGATACTCTGTTCCTTGGTGGATGTGGCAAATTTTTTGAAGGAAATGCTGTCGAGATGCATAAAGCTCTGATTGAAATACTCGGTGCTTTACCAGATCCCACA TATGTTTATTGTGGACATGAGTATGCCTTACAAAATCTCATGTTTGGCTTGCATGTAGAACCAAACAATACTGCAGTGTCTGAGAAAATTGCTTGGGTTCAGAAGCGACGTGATGAAGGGTTACCTTCTGTCCCTTCtactatag GTGAGGAGAAGCAGATCAATCCCTTCATGCGCGTAACAGAAGCTACAGTCCAGCAACATGCAAAAACATCAGATGCAGTAGCAACCATGGCTGCCATTAGAGCGGAGAAGGACAACTGGAAGGCACCCAAGCTTTAG